In Opitutales bacterium, the following are encoded in one genomic region:
- a CDS encoding type II toxin-antitoxin system Phd/YefM family antitoxin, which translates to MKLVKLYDAKNRFSEICAELERTGETVVVTKRGKPVARLVPADKLIQQRPTSVWDTVQESKACYGPIEDEFELPVRDPEANRPSPFEK; encoded by the coding sequence ATGAAATTAGTTAAATTATATGATGCCAAGAATCGGTTTTCTGAAATCTGTGCAGAACTTGAACGGACCGGAGAAACGGTTGTGGTGACCAAACGTGGAAAGCCCGTGGCTAGGTTAGTTCCAGCTGATAAGTTGATTCAACAGAGGCCCACAAGTGTCTGGGACACCGTCCAGGAAAGTAAAGCATGCTACGGTCCCATCGAAGACGAATTCGAACTACCAGTTCGCGACCCTGAAGCCAATAGACCCTCTCCGTTCGAAAAGTGA
- a CDS encoding type II toxin-antitoxin system VapC family toxin: MITHLLDTSVYSQRLQPRPVDSVMERWSNLGDSSLSISSICEAELVYGLEKKSSARLWKEYHQYLENRLIIFPIDTETSHCFATIKAETQKAGNTVADFDLLIAATAITRRLKLATLNYQHFEKVPRLDAEDWSTY, encoded by the coding sequence GTGATCACCCATCTTTTAGACACGTCTGTCTACAGCCAGAGACTTCAACCAAGGCCTGTCGATAGCGTAATGGAAAGATGGAGTAATTTAGGAGATAGTAGTCTGAGCATTTCATCTATTTGTGAAGCGGAGTTAGTCTATGGTCTGGAGAAAAAGTCATCTGCACGGCTATGGAAAGAGTATCACCAATATCTTGAAAATAGATTAATCATTTTCCCGATCGACACGGAGACGTCTCATTGTTTTGCCACGATAAAAGCGGAAACACAAAAAGCTGGAAATACCGTAGCTGATTTCGATTTGCTCATTGCGGCCACTGCCATCACCCGCCGCTTGAAGCTGGCAACTCTGAATTATCAACATTTCGAAAAAGTCCCTAGGCTCGACGCAGAAGACTGGAGTACATACTAA